The following proteins are co-located in the Candidatus Phytoplasma asteris genome:
- a CDS encoding transporter substrate-binding domain-containing protein — protein sequence MKNTKIMSYFYQNKKHIFKFNLLFWSVVLLTLMHLYVFGVFEKKVTNDNTSDKTDTLVLGTINIMPPLAFDGKEGVGGSLKTVDGQYVNGSDVLFCKALADKLGYKLDIKVYSSFTGVLNALTSGQVDFIIGSMNNTPRRNEVVKGIDYLKATASILIKKNKKEFFQKFKLPNQELITLKNNNVELQDNEKIKLMLMEGAVFHIQIEKDHLINHKNNFKYEGTEADPKVLTNPDSAVCVNAVKDGIVDGFITDTPVAQGIANSDTTGELTTLEFVDNEFAEPAFEPFGFFIRQAQHNPKVSEEKFQQAVKAVYESSDQSEQTKYYNENFLKPATQDYIQIKQSNNSNGDKKTEITFWQKVWKTLPTYKKPFVFSFMVAIDSVIVGFLITLLFVKIKIYAEKQNKKNNSLLAFYLYKGLSKLIDELFIFLNAVPIMVQALLCWNLLSLFGYLKNPPYPFLATPFITTLLVISLNTIANLTNLFMHNIKMLDKGQIEAAYSLGMNQKQVFKYILFEQGLQRTKPFIWQQFILNIKDTALFSVVGFMGFIWQADRNKVFDYDQITPYFIVSIIYLFLVRMTNYLDKKTKKKMI from the coding sequence CTTTAGTTTTAGGAACTATTAATATTATGCCTCCTTTAGCTTTTGATGGTAAGGAAGGTGTTGGAGGTAGTTTAAAAACTGTAGATGGACAATATGTTAACGGTTCTGATGTTTTATTTTGTAAAGCTTTAGCAGATAAACTAGGTTATAAATTAGATATTAAAGTTTATAGTAGTTTTACAGGAGTACTAAATGCTCTAACAAGTGGACAAGTAGATTTTATAATTGGTTCTATGAATAATACTCCTAGACGTAATGAAGTTGTTAAAGGAATTGATTATTTAAAAGCAACAGCAAGTATTTTAATTAAAAAGAATAAAAAAGAATTTTTTCAAAAATTTAAATTACCCAATCAAGAATTGATAACTTTAAAAAACAATAATGTTGAATTACAAGACAATGAAAAAATAAAATTAATGCTTATGGAAGGGGCTGTTTTTCATATACAAATAGAAAAAGACCATCTAATAAACCATAAAAATAATTTTAAATATGAAGGTACTGAAGCAGACCCCAAAGTACTAACTAATCCAGATTCTGCTGTTTGTGTTAATGCAGTTAAAGATGGCATAGTAGATGGTTTTATTACTGATACTCCAGTTGCTCAAGGTATTGCTAATAGTGATACAACAGGCGAACTTACCACTTTAGAATTTGTAGATAATGAATTTGCAGAACCTGCCTTTGAGCCTTTTGGTTTTTTCATTAGACAAGCACAACACAATCCTAAAGTATCAGAAGAAAAATTCCAACAAGCTGTTAAAGCTGTTTATGAAAGTTCTGATCAGTCAGAACAAACAAAATATTATAATGAGAATTTTTTAAAACCAGCTACCCAAGATTATATACAAATAAAACAATCAAATAATTCTAATGGTGATAAAAAAACTGAAATTACTTTTTGGCAAAAAGTTTGGAAAACATTACCAACTTATAAAAAACCGTTTGTTTTTTCTTTTATGGTGGCTATTGATAGTGTTATTGTAGGATTTTTAATTACTTTGCTTTTTGTTAAAATTAAGATTTATGCAGAAAAACAAAATAAAAAAAATAATTCTTTATTAGCTTTTTATCTTTATAAAGGGCTATCTAAATTAATTGATGAGTTATTTATTTTTCTAAATGCTGTTCCTATTATGGTTCAAGCATTGTTATGTTGGAATTTATTATCCTTATTTGGTTATTTAAAAAATCCTCCTTATCCTTTTTTAGCTACTCCTTTTATTACTACTTTATTAGTTATTTCTCTAAATACTATTGCTAATTTAACTAATTTATTCATGCATAATATTAAAATGTTGGATAAAGGACAAATTGAGGCTGCTTATTCATTAGGAATGAATCAAAAACAAGTCTTTAAATATATTTTATTTGAACAAGGATTACAAAGAACTAAACCTTTTATTTGGCAACAATTTATTCTAAATATTAAAGATACTGCATTATTTTCTGTTGTTGGATTTATGGGCTTTATTTGGCAAGCAGATAGAAATAAAGTATTTGATTATGATCAAATTACTCCTTATTTTATTGTAAGTATCATTTATTTATTTTTAGTAAGAATGACAAATTATTTAGATAAAAAAACTAAAAAGAAAATGATATAA